One window of Marinococcus sp. PL1-022 genomic DNA carries:
- the pruA gene encoding L-glutamate gamma-semialdehyde dehydrogenase codes for MYTTYRHEPFTDFTDEQNRKAFADAIKEVEKNLGQDYPLIIGGERIITGEKLVSINPANKKEVVGSVSKANPALINQAFDAASVAFQSWRTTSADARAEMMFRAAAKMRRRKHELSATLVKEGGKPWKEADADVAEAIDFVEYYARQMLELKNGKSINSREGEYNQYVYQPLGVAVTIPPWNFACAIMVGTTVAPLVTGNTVLLKPAEPTPVIAAKFVDILMESGVPDGVINFVPGEPEEIGDHLVDHPKTALISFTGSRATGTRIYKKAAEIQEGQQHLKRVIVEMGGKDTIVVDSEADLDTAAEAIIVSAYGFSGQKCSAGSRVVAHQDVYDDVLSKVEKKAKALSVGDPTSYDNYMGPVVNQKAFDKITGYIDIGKQEGRLVAGGTSDDSKGYFIDPTIFADLDPEARIMQEEIFGPVVAFTKASSYEEAIAIANNTEYGLTGAVISNNIDRLEYAKLHFHVGNLYFNRNCTGAIVGYHPFGGFKMSGTDAKAGGPDYLIQHLHPKTISQML; via the coding sequence ATGTATACGACGTACCGTCATGAACCCTTTACGGATTTTACGGATGAACAGAACCGCAAAGCATTTGCTGACGCGATCAAGGAAGTCGAAAAAAACCTTGGCCAGGATTACCCGCTGATTATTGGCGGCGAGCGGATCATCACGGGCGAAAAGCTGGTTTCCATCAATCCTGCTAATAAAAAAGAAGTGGTCGGCAGCGTCTCCAAAGCCAATCCCGCACTGATTAATCAGGCCTTCGATGCGGCAAGCGTGGCGTTTCAGTCCTGGAGAACGACAAGTGCCGATGCCCGTGCGGAAATGATGTTCCGGGCAGCCGCAAAAATGCGCCGCCGGAAGCACGAACTCTCGGCTACGCTCGTCAAAGAGGGCGGCAAGCCCTGGAAGGAAGCCGATGCGGATGTAGCCGAAGCCATTGATTTCGTTGAATATTATGCCCGCCAAATGCTCGAGCTGAAAAACGGCAAATCCATTAACAGCCGGGAAGGGGAATACAATCAGTATGTTTATCAGCCGCTCGGCGTGGCCGTTACGATTCCCCCATGGAATTTCGCCTGCGCGATCATGGTGGGCACAACGGTCGCCCCGCTGGTCACAGGCAATACCGTTTTGTTAAAGCCGGCCGAGCCGACGCCGGTGATCGCTGCGAAGTTTGTCGATATTTTAATGGAATCCGGCGTGCCGGACGGCGTCATTAACTTCGTCCCCGGTGAACCCGAAGAAATTGGCGACCACCTCGTGGATCATCCGAAAACAGCACTTATCAGCTTTACCGGCTCCCGGGCTACCGGCACACGTATTTACAAAAAAGCAGCAGAGATTCAGGAGGGCCAGCAGCATCTGAAGCGGGTCATTGTTGAAATGGGCGGCAAAGACACGATTGTTGTCGACAGCGAAGCGGATCTTGATACGGCCGCTGAAGCCATTATCGTTTCTGCCTATGGCTTTTCCGGCCAGAAATGCTCGGCAGGCTCCAGGGTCGTCGCTCATCAGGACGTATACGACGACGTCCTGAGCAAAGTGGAAAAAAAGGCGAAAGCATTGTCTGTTGGTGATCCGACGTCCTATGACAACTACATGGGCCCTGTGGTCAACCAGAAAGCATTCGATAAAATCACCGGCTATATCGATATCGGCAAACAGGAAGGCCGGCTTGTGGCCGGCGGAACAAGCGACGATTCCAAAGGATACTTCATTGATCCGACCATTTTTGCCGATCTGGATCCGGAGGCACGCATTATGCAGGAGGAAATCTTCGGGCCGGTCGTTGCTTTTACGAAAGCCTCTTCCTACGAAGAAGCCATTGCTATCGCAAACAATACGGAATACGGCTTAACCGGCGCCGTCATTTCCAATAACATCGACCGTCTGGAATACGCCAAGCTTCATTTTCACGTCGGCAACCTGTATTTCAACCGCAACTGCACGGGCGCCATCGTTGGCTATCATCC
- a CDS encoding ornithine--oxo-acid transaminase, which yields MKTKISSENIIERTSAHGAKNYKPLPVVIAEASGVWVKDPEGNEYMDMLSAYSAVNQGHRHPKIIQALKDQADRVTLTSRAFHNDQLASFYEMVSTWTGKEMVLPMNTGTEAVETAVKAIRRWGYEKKGIPEGQAEIIACEGNFHGRTMSAVSLSSESEYQRGFAPLLPGIKVIPYGDTEALQQAITSNTAGFIFEPIQGEAGVIIPPEGSLKEAQAICEKENVLFVADEIQSGLGRAGKTFACDWEDVVPDMYIIGKALGGGVFPVSCVAANENVLGVFTPGSHGSTFGGNPMACAVSVASLEVIQEERLVERSLELGGYFKDKLAAIHHSHIKEVRGRGLFIGMELTVPARSYCEQLKELGLLCKETHENVIRFSPPLTIQQEELDWAIEQINKIFTKEQ from the coding sequence ATGAAAACAAAAATTTCATCCGAGAATATCATTGAACGAACAAGCGCTCACGGAGCCAAAAACTACAAACCATTGCCGGTGGTTATTGCTGAAGCCTCGGGCGTATGGGTGAAAGATCCTGAAGGAAATGAATATATGGATATGCTAAGTGCGTACTCTGCAGTCAATCAGGGACACCGTCATCCTAAAATTATTCAGGCTCTTAAAGACCAGGCCGACCGGGTTACATTAACGTCCAGGGCCTTTCATAATGACCAGCTGGCGTCTTTCTATGAAATGGTCTCAACATGGACAGGAAAAGAAATGGTGCTTCCGATGAATACGGGCACAGAAGCAGTTGAGACGGCAGTCAAAGCAATCCGCCGCTGGGGCTATGAGAAGAAAGGAATTCCGGAAGGGCAGGCGGAAATTATCGCATGTGAAGGGAACTTCCACGGCCGTACCATGAGTGCGGTTTCCCTTTCCTCTGAGTCAGAATATCAAAGAGGATTTGCCCCTCTTTTGCCTGGAATTAAAGTGATTCCTTATGGAGATACTGAGGCTCTTCAGCAGGCAATCACGTCGAATACGGCCGGTTTTATTTTTGAGCCCATTCAGGGAGAAGCCGGAGTAATTATTCCGCCAGAAGGCTCTTTGAAAGAAGCACAGGCGATTTGTGAGAAAGAAAATGTTTTGTTTGTAGCCGATGAAATTCAGTCCGGTCTCGGGCGCGCCGGTAAAACGTTCGCCTGCGACTGGGAAGACGTTGTACCGGACATGTACATTATCGGCAAAGCCCTCGGCGGCGGTGTTTTCCCGGTTTCCTGCGTTGCTGCAAATGAAAATGTGCTCGGTGTCTTCACCCCGGGCTCTCATGGATCTACGTTCGGCGGTAACCCGATGGCTTGTGCGGTTTCGGTAGCCTCGCTCGAAGTTATTCAGGAGGAGCGGCTGGTGGAACGCTCCTTGGAGCTGGGGGGTTATTTCAAAGATAAATTAGCTGCTATCCATCATTCTCATATCAAAGAAGTACGGGGGCGCGGTTTATTTATCGGCATGGAGCTCACTGTTCCAGCCCGTTCTTATTGTGAACAATTGAAAGAATTGGGACTGTTATGCAAGGAGACCCATGAAAATGTCATCCGCTTTTCTCCGCCGCTTACGATTCAACAAGAAGAATTGGATTGGGCGATTGAGCAAATCAATAAAATTTTTACGAAAGAACAATAA
- a CDS encoding YjiH family protein → MKDDLSRLNPRGEIEETASLSKKNISKFVFPSLLGVFLFMTPLSYDGSVTIPVALLAGVLQGALSTALPFIITAAIALTFVCTVLMKWTQASFVVEGSFFYRLFHVSTPWAVIRGIAVIAAVMTVWEIGPEFIWSENTGGLLMYDLLPILFTVFLFAGLFLPLLLNFGLLELCSAFFTKVMRPLFTLPGRSSIDCLASWLGDGTVGVLLTNKQYEEGYYSEREAAVIGTTFSLVSITFSIVIITYLDLLHMFGPYYFSIVLAGGACALIIPRVPPLSRKSHKLSNGSYQKADEEKPAHLNIFQWGVRKATEKAADTKVFSSIFRGGAKNVLDMWLGVLPVVMAFGVITLIIAEYTPFFNYLGAPFIPLLSLMQVPEAVQAAPTMVIGFADMFLPAVIGSGIESELTRFVIAVVSVSQLIYMSEVGGLLLGSRIPVKMSDLIIIFLQRTVIVLPVAVGMAHLLF, encoded by the coding sequence ATGAAAGATGATCTGTCCCGTTTAAATCCAAGGGGAGAAATCGAAGAGACGGCCTCCTTATCGAAAAAAAATATAAGCAAATTTGTATTTCCTTCCCTATTAGGCGTGTTCTTGTTTATGACTCCCCTTTCTTACGATGGGAGCGTCACTATTCCAGTAGCACTTTTGGCAGGCGTCCTGCAGGGTGCCCTGAGTACCGCTTTACCTTTCATTATCACTGCAGCCATTGCGTTAACATTTGTTTGTACAGTTCTTATGAAGTGGACCCAGGCTTCTTTCGTTGTAGAAGGCAGTTTTTTTTACAGGTTATTTCATGTCAGCACGCCCTGGGCCGTTATACGCGGAATAGCCGTGATTGCTGCCGTTATGACGGTGTGGGAAATCGGACCGGAATTTATTTGGTCCGAAAACACCGGGGGCCTGTTGATGTACGATCTGCTTCCTATTTTGTTTACGGTTTTCTTGTTTGCAGGTCTGTTTTTACCCTTGCTGCTTAATTTTGGATTACTGGAATTATGCAGCGCTTTTTTTACGAAAGTGATGCGCCCGCTGTTTACGCTTCCGGGACGTTCGTCGATTGACTGTTTGGCTTCGTGGTTGGGAGACGGCACGGTAGGCGTATTATTAACCAATAAACAATATGAAGAGGGATATTATTCCGAACGCGAAGCTGCTGTAATCGGCACGACGTTTTCGTTAGTATCCATTACGTTCAGCATTGTAATCATCACTTATCTGGATCTTTTGCACATGTTTGGGCCTTACTACTTTTCCATCGTACTTGCTGGAGGGGCCTGCGCTTTGATTATTCCCCGGGTGCCGCCGCTTTCGAGAAAATCACATAAGCTATCGAATGGAAGCTATCAGAAAGCAGACGAGGAGAAGCCGGCGCATCTCAATATATTTCAATGGGGCGTTAGGAAGGCTACAGAAAAGGCTGCAGACACAAAAGTGTTTTCGTCTATCTTTCGGGGCGGGGCAAAAAACGTTTTAGATATGTGGCTCGGCGTTCTTCCAGTTGTTATGGCCTTTGGCGTCATTACACTAATTATTGCCGAATATACTCCCTTCTTTAACTACCTGGGAGCGCCTTTTATTCCTTTATTATCACTAATGCAAGTGCCTGAAGCTGTACAGGCAGCCCCGACAATGGTGATAGGGTTTGCCGACATGTTTCTGCCGGCAGTTATTGGAAGCGGCATTGAGAGCGAATTAACCCGCTTCGTGATTGCGGTGGTTTCTGTCAGCCAGCTTATTTACATGTCTGAAGTCGGCGGGCTGCTGCTGGGCTCTAGAATCCCAGTGAAAATGAGTGATCTCATCATCATATTTTTGCAGCGCACGGTGATTGTGTTACCGGTAGCTGTGGGAATGGCCCATCTCTTATTTTAA
- the rocF gene encoding arginase, translating to MNTKIAIHGVPMDLGQGRRGVNMGPSAIRYAGMFDRLSRLGCEVEDFGDIYVDTRQKANEDRSKNLQEITRVNQELAERISTNIEKGYFPLTIGGDHSISIGSIAGVSTHYENLGLIWYDAHGDLNTDDTSPSGNIHGMPLAVALGLGNQQLTNIQHADRKVQPENIVIIGARSLDEGEKKLIHELGIRVYTMHEIDHSGMSHVIKDAIAYLSSKTDGIHLSLDLDGLDPEEAPGVGTPVVGGMSYRESHLAMEMLAEADIITSADFVEVNPILDEKNRTAQIAVELMGSLFGEKLL from the coding sequence ATGAACACTAAAATAGCTATTCATGGAGTACCGATGGATTTAGGCCAGGGGCGCAGAGGAGTGAACATGGGTCCGAGCGCCATACGTTATGCAGGGATGTTTGACCGATTGAGCAGGTTAGGTTGCGAGGTGGAAGATTTTGGTGACATTTACGTAGATACGAGGCAAAAAGCGAACGAGGACCGCTCGAAGAATTTACAGGAAATCACCAGGGTAAACCAGGAGCTTGCAGAACGTATTTCGACGAATATTGAAAAAGGTTATTTTCCACTGACAATTGGGGGAGATCACAGCATTTCTATTGGCTCTATTGCGGGTGTGTCCACGCATTATGAAAATCTGGGGCTGATATGGTATGACGCTCACGGAGATCTTAATACGGATGATACCTCCCCTTCAGGCAATATTCACGGTATGCCGTTAGCTGTAGCCTTAGGGCTTGGGAATCAGCAGTTAACAAATATTCAGCATGCAGACCGAAAAGTACAGCCGGAAAATATCGTTATCATTGGCGCGCGCTCGTTGGACGAGGGGGAGAAAAAGCTTATTCATGAGTTGGGTATACGGGTTTATACGATGCATGAGATTGACCACTCGGGCATGTCTCACGTGATTAAAGATGCAATCGCTTACTTGAGCTCTAAAACGGATGGCATTCATCTCAGTCTTGATCTGGATGGCCTGGATCCGGAAGAAGCGCCAGGGGTGGGCACACCTGTTGTAGGCGGGATGAGTTACCGGGAAAGTCATTTAGCGATGGAAATGCTTGCAGAAGCGGATATTATCACTTCTGCAGATTTTGTGGAAGTAAATCCTATTCTCGATGAAAAGAACAGGACAGCGCAAATCGCAGTCGAATTGATGGGGTCATTGTTCGGAGAGAAACTGCTGTAA
- a CDS encoding sigma-54 interaction domain-containing protein produces the protein MVEHEMYEKLMEEVDIGVHAVDMNGNTVIYNTKMASIESMDKEEVINRSIDQVFKFKSGEPSTLERALQEGAEFKNIKQSYLNNKGNEITSVNHTFPVWKKDTIIGAVELAKDVTMLEKLIQENMDRAQRSYSFEDVIGQSTEIKEIIEYAKRATRTSSSVLIIGETGTGKEIFAQSIHNGSDRSSKPFISQNCAALPDSLIESILFGTKKGAFTGSADRSGLFEQAEGGTLLLDEINSLSMHLQSKLLRVLQERSVRRIGDTKDISVDVRIIATSNEDPIEAITNQRLRKDLYYRLGVVSLFVPPLKDRKDDIKALSDYFIRKYNALFQMNIEKIDQNVMHFFMNYEWPGNVRELEHLIEGAMNITDYETAIRASHLPMHIHKRIKTASDSSKPAAPDLPQEKYVEEEEPAASTEQMGLNDFLYYQEKQFILKVLEENNYHVKNSAAQLGLSRQSLHYRLNKLNIQKLRL, from the coding sequence ATGGTGGAACATGAAATGTACGAGAAGTTAATGGAGGAAGTGGATATTGGAGTCCATGCTGTAGACATGAATGGCAATACAGTCATTTACAACACCAAAATGGCGTCCATTGAGAGCATGGATAAAGAAGAAGTAATAAACCGATCGATAGACCAGGTGTTTAAATTTAAATCCGGAGAACCAAGTACATTGGAGCGTGCCCTGCAGGAAGGCGCAGAGTTTAAAAATATTAAACAGTCATATTTAAATAATAAAGGGAATGAAATTACCTCGGTCAATCATACATTCCCGGTGTGGAAAAAGGATACGATCATTGGGGCAGTGGAGTTGGCCAAAGATGTAACTATGCTGGAAAAGCTTATTCAGGAAAATATGGACCGGGCCCAGAGAAGTTATTCCTTTGAAGACGTGATCGGCCAAAGCACTGAAATTAAAGAAATTATTGAGTATGCCAAGCGTGCGACAAGAACCAGTTCTTCAGTCCTGATTATTGGAGAAACTGGAACCGGCAAAGAAATTTTTGCCCAGAGTATTCATAATGGCAGTGATCGGTCTTCCAAGCCTTTTATCAGCCAGAACTGTGCTGCTTTGCCTGATAGCCTCATTGAAAGCATCCTGTTTGGAACCAAGAAAGGGGCTTTTACAGGTTCGGCTGACCGGTCGGGATTGTTTGAACAAGCCGAAGGAGGCACACTTCTCCTGGATGAAATCAACTCTTTAAGTATGCATCTGCAGTCCAAGCTGCTGAGAGTGCTCCAGGAACGGAGTGTCCGGCGGATTGGCGATACTAAGGACATTAGTGTTGACGTCCGTATCATTGCCACCAGTAACGAGGATCCTATTGAGGCTATTACGAACCAGCGCCTTCGGAAAGATCTTTATTACCGCCTTGGAGTTGTTTCTTTATTTGTTCCTCCTTTAAAAGATCGTAAAGACGATATTAAGGCGTTAAGTGATTATTTTATTCGGAAATATAATGCTTTATTTCAAATGAACATTGAAAAAATTGACCAAAATGTCATGCATTTTTTTATGAATTACGAATGGCCGGGAAATGTAAGAGAACTGGAGCATCTTATTGAAGGGGCTATGAATATAACTGATTACGAAACAGCTATACGGGCTTCACATCTTCCTATGCATATACATAAAAGGATAAAAACAGCTTCAGATAGTTCAAAGCCAGCTGCTCCAGATTTGCCCCAGGAGAAATACGTCGAAGAGGAAGAACCAGCAGCTTCTACTGAACAGATGGGGTTAAATGACTTTCTGTACTATCAGGAAAAACAATTCATTTTAAAAGTACTGGAAGAAAACAATTATCATGTGAAGAATTCAGCGGCCCAACTGGGCTTAAGCCGTCAGAGCCTGCATTACCGGTTAAATAAGCTGAATATCCAGAAGTTACGGTTATAG
- a CDS encoding Glu/Leu/Phe/Val dehydrogenase, with product MVTTHSGTIPSSTTLYTHTQELIREALNTLGYSEHMYDLLKEPLRTMIVRIPVRMDDGKTKMFTGYRAQHNDAVGPTKGGIRFHPDVTIEEVNTLSLWMTLKCGLVDLPYGGGKGGIVCDPRQMSLGELERLSRGYVQAISQIVGPTKDIPAPDVYTNAQVMAWMMDEYSRIREFDSPGFITGKPLELGGSLGRESATAQGVVVAVEEALKLKNMTWEKSKVIIQGFGNAGSYLAKLLYDKGASIVGISDVLGGIYDDQGLPVYEIAEQRDSFGMVTNRFENTITNEELLEQKCDILIPAAVSNQITYANAHRIQAKIVAEAANGPTTFEATKILHSRDILLVPDVLASAGGVTVSYFEWVQNNQGYYWTLDEIETRLKHKLRNAFRSVYHMAQEKEIDMRTAAYIVGIRRIAAASEFRGWV from the coding sequence ATGGTTACCACGCACTCAGGCACTATCCCTTCTTCCACTACTCTTTATACGCATACCCAAGAATTAATCAGAGAGGCCTTAAACACTCTGGGCTATTCAGAGCATATGTACGACCTGCTCAAGGAACCGCTTCGTACAATGATTGTCCGCATCCCTGTCCGTATGGATGATGGAAAAACAAAAATGTTCACTGGTTACCGGGCCCAGCACAATGATGCTGTCGGACCTACCAAAGGAGGGATCCGGTTCCATCCGGACGTTACTATCGAAGAAGTAAACACTCTTTCATTATGGATGACTTTAAAATGCGGACTCGTGGATCTCCCATATGGAGGCGGAAAAGGTGGTATCGTTTGTGACCCGCGCCAGATGTCTTTAGGCGAGCTGGAACGGCTCAGCAGAGGATATGTGCAAGCTATCAGCCAAATTGTAGGTCCCACTAAAGATATTCCCGCTCCTGATGTTTATACTAATGCCCAGGTCATGGCCTGGATGATGGATGAGTACAGCCGCATCCGAGAATTTGACTCCCCAGGGTTCATTACCGGAAAGCCTCTGGAGCTGGGCGGCTCCCTGGGAAGAGAATCAGCGACAGCTCAAGGAGTCGTTGTAGCTGTGGAAGAAGCATTAAAATTAAAAAATATGACTTGGGAAAAGAGCAAGGTTATTATTCAAGGGTTTGGTAATGCAGGCAGCTACCTGGCAAAGCTTCTTTACGACAAAGGAGCTTCTATCGTAGGCATCAGTGATGTCTTGGGCGGAATTTATGACGACCAGGGGCTTCCAGTGTATGAGATTGCAGAACAAAGAGACAGCTTCGGGATGGTGACCAACCGATTCGAAAACACTATTACCAATGAAGAATTACTGGAGCAGAAGTGCGATATTCTAATTCCCGCTGCCGTTTCTAACCAAATTACTTATGCCAATGCCCATCGCATCCAGGCCAAAATTGTAGCAGAAGCAGCCAACGGTCCGACGACCTTTGAAGCAACCAAAATCCTGCATAGCAGAGATATTTTACTTGTTCCAGATGTGCTTGCAAGTGCCGGCGGTGTTACAGTCTCTTACTTTGAATGGGTACAAAACAATCAAGGGTATTATTGGACGCTGGATGAAATTGAAACCCGTCTGAAGCATAAATTAAGAAACGCTTTCCGTTCCGTTTATCACATGGCTCAAGAAAAAGAAATTGATATGCGTACTGCTGCCTACATTGTAGGTATACGGAGAATAGCCGCAGCCTCTGAATTCCGCGGGTGGGTATAA
- a CDS encoding VOC family protein encodes MNGVIHHIELYVSDLERSKVLWQWLLKDLGYQVYQQWSEGISFRLPPSYIVFVQAEERFLDVPFHRCRPGLNHLAFHARSREHVDQVTEQLRASNIPILYENQHPYAGGEDHYAVYFEDPERIKVELVAPS; translated from the coding sequence ATGAACGGAGTTATTCATCATATCGAACTTTACGTTTCGGACCTTGAACGGTCGAAAGTCTTATGGCAATGGTTACTGAAAGATCTCGGATATCAGGTTTATCAACAGTGGTCCGAAGGCATTAGCTTTCGATTGCCCCCTTCGTATATCGTCTTTGTGCAAGCGGAGGAGCGCTTTCTCGATGTTCCTTTCCATCGATGTCGCCCCGGGTTGAACCATCTGGCTTTCCATGCCCGGTCGCGTGAGCACGTGGACCAAGTGACTGAACAACTCCGAGCCTCCAACATTCCGATCTTATATGAAAACCAGCACCCTTATGCTGGCGGTGAAGATCATTATGCCGTTTATTTTGAAGACCCAGAGCGAATAAAAGTAGAGCTTGTAGCCCCTTCGTAA
- a CDS encoding MurR/RpiR family transcriptional regulator: MLRLNEEKLTRLEKRIHETLSETVMTRSNLKIIDAATLCETSPSKVSKLVRKLGFENFKEYKLYFSGKSFDITSKQKSSEIERLIAFLTNYDPKMVDEFLNVFMKFNRIIIFGLGPSFISADYFAYKLNTLTDKKVFATQHEDYVGHLADEHTLLIVFSVTGAFSSFKHLFTSAKEKKSQIMLILEENKNTRDFEVDYIFRLSKFPQNDELLAFEKTRTIFFIFIEEVIARLREKLNEKE, translated from the coding sequence ATGTTACGTCTAAACGAGGAAAAATTGACGAGATTGGAAAAAAGGATACATGAGACACTTTCGGAGACTGTGATGACACGCAGTAATTTGAAGATAATTGATGCAGCAACACTGTGTGAAACTTCTCCCTCAAAAGTGTCAAAACTTGTAAGGAAGTTAGGTTTTGAAAACTTTAAAGAATATAAATTATATTTTAGCGGTAAAAGTTTCGACATCACATCAAAACAAAAATCAAGTGAAATTGAGCGTTTGATTGCGTTTTTAACTAATTATGATCCAAAAATGGTGGATGAATTTCTCAATGTTTTTATGAAATTTAACCGAATAATTATTTTTGGTTTAGGGCCTTCGTTTATCAGTGCAGATTATTTTGCGTACAAGCTTAACACGCTAACCGATAAAAAAGTTTTTGCTACACAACACGAAGACTATGTTGGGCATTTAGCAGATGAGCACACACTTCTTATAGTGTTCTCAGTAACCGGCGCTTTCTCATCTTTTAAACATCTATTTACCTCCGCTAAAGAAAAGAAATCTCAAATTATGTTGATATTAGAAGAAAATAAAAATACTCGCGATTTTGAAGTAGACTATATTTTTCGGTTATCTAAATTTCCTCAAAATGATGAATTATTAGCGTTTGAAAAAACAAGGACCATCTTTTTTATATTTATTGAAGAAGTTATTGCCCGTTTAAGAGAAAAATTGAACGAAAAAGAGTGA
- a CDS encoding MFS transporter: MQMSNLKRYFQFSLIVLAGGAIFPLIYLRTNYQETILEVYGLQLSDLNLILSALGIAFVIGYFPSGWLADRFSAKKLLSISLFIVGLAGIWFAQVPSFPFIVAIFVIWGIFSVLTFWSAHLKLVKLISKKEEEGRFFGILDGGKGVVEAVLASIAVSIFSAVLSGGTSTAAKEDALISVVYMYSGVLILVSMLILIFVQVDEPTTENQTSNTKNETANRKKGINLEAFKKVFANRYVLLLGGIIFMAYIVAWTVYYVGGFLEVSVGVSASAVGVITVIMLWMRPVGGVLGGYLGDKFGKSLILTISLILATVALIITAILPSTISAMIFYGLILIIGLAVYSIRGLYWSLLGDCKIEEKSLGLAIGLVSFIGYLPDILLPLVVSGLMTSFGDSGYNAYFIFSASAGVIAIIFTVIFGRMVKKANEISQEDDMAS; the protein is encoded by the coding sequence ATGCAAATGAGCAATCTCAAACGTTATTTTCAATTCTCTCTTATTGTTTTAGCTGGCGGAGCGATATTTCCATTAATTTATTTAAGAACGAATTATCAAGAAACCATTCTGGAGGTATATGGTTTACAATTATCCGATTTAAACCTAATCTTATCTGCTCTTGGTATTGCATTTGTAATTGGTTATTTTCCCAGTGGATGGCTTGCAGATAGATTTTCGGCTAAGAAACTTCTGTCTATATCGCTTTTTATTGTAGGTTTGGCAGGAATTTGGTTTGCTCAGGTTCCTAGTTTTCCTTTTATTGTAGCTATATTTGTTATTTGGGGAATATTTTCAGTACTAACGTTTTGGTCGGCGCATTTAAAATTGGTAAAATTGATTTCAAAAAAAGAAGAGGAAGGACGCTTTTTTGGGATTCTAGATGGAGGCAAAGGCGTTGTCGAAGCAGTATTAGCAAGCATTGCTGTTTCTATTTTTTCGGCAGTTTTAAGTGGGGGTACTTCAACCGCTGCTAAAGAAGATGCATTAATTTCCGTAGTTTATATGTATTCTGGAGTATTAATTTTGGTTTCCATGCTCATTCTGATATTCGTTCAAGTTGATGAACCAACCACAGAAAATCAAACAAGCAATACTAAAAATGAAACGGCGAACCGAAAGAAGGGCATAAATTTAGAAGCGTTTAAAAAGGTATTCGCTAACAGGTACGTTTTACTATTAGGTGGCATTATCTTCATGGCGTATATTGTGGCTTGGACAGTATATTATGTAGGTGGTTTCTTAGAAGTGAGTGTTGGGGTTTCCGCTTCTGCTGTAGGAGTTATTACAGTAATAATGTTATGGATGAGACCCGTGGGCGGAGTATTAGGAGGTTACTTGGGGGATAAGTTTGGGAAAAGCTTGATTTTAACTATCTCTCTCATTTTAGCTACCGTAGCTTTGATCATTACGGCAATACTCCCATCGACAATATCAGCGATGATATTTTATGGGTTAATTCTTATCATAGGTTTAGCAGTTTATTCTATTAGAGGATTGTATTGGTCCTTGCTAGGAGACTGTAAAATAGAGGAAAAGTCGCTTGGTTTAGCGATCGGTCTTGTTTCATTTATTGGTTACTTGCCTGATATTCTGTTACCTTTAGTGGTTAGTGGATTAATGACTAGTTTCGGCGATTCTGGTTATAATGCATACTTCATCTTTAGTGCAAGTGCAGGGGTCATTGCTATTATTTTCACGGTCATTTTTGGTAGAATGGTAAAAAAAGCAAATGAAATTTCTCAAGAAGACGATATGGCATCTTAA